The Xenopus laevis strain J_2021 chromosome 7S, Xenopus_laevis_v10.1, whole genome shotgun sequence genome includes a window with the following:
- the LOC108697998 gene encoding basic phospholipase A2 homolog Vur-S49 yields MTAWLFLLSVWLVLIGTQGSLLEFGLMTRLITGRAPIRGYAFYGCHCGFGGHGPPTDEIDWCCHVHDCCFDRMSELGCNPKWRRYEFRIKNGTVSCDSPKNSECSQQVCECDREAVLCFKQHNNNYSQQYSVHGRNKCVGPTPEC; encoded by the exons ATGACAGCGTGGCTATTTCTCCTCTCCGTATGGCTAG TTCTCATAGGGACCCAAGGAAGCCTGTTGGAGTTCGGACTAATGACTAGACTCATCACAGGGAGAGCACCAATTAGAGGTTATGCTTTCTACGGGTGTCACTGTGGGTTTGGGGGACATGGCCCCCCTACAGATGAAATTGACTG GTGCTGCCATGTGCACGATTGCTGCTTTGACCGAATGTCCGAATTGGGGTGTAACCCTAAATGGAGACGCTATGAATTCCGCATCAAGAATGGAACCGTGAGCTGTG ACTCTCCGAAGAACAGCGAGTGCTCCCAGCAGGTGTGTGAGTGCGACCGGGAGGCGGTGCTCTGCTTCAAGCAACACAACAACAACTACTCCCAGCAGTACTCAGTGCATGGAAGGAATAAGTGTGTTGGACCCACTCCCGAGTGTTAG